The DNA sequence AGTGCGGCTTTGGGCTCCTCGGTGTATGCTGCAGGAACTGCAACATGGGACCCTGCAGGATAGACCCGTTCGGCTACGGTCCCAGCAAGGGGATATGCGGGGCCAGCGCGGACACCATAGTCGCCAGGAACCTGATGAGGGCCCTGGCGGCCGGGGCGGCCGCGCACAGCGATCACGCTAGGGATATTGTTGAGGTCTTCAGGGGAATCATAGACGGCTGGGCCAAGGACTACGGAATAACGGATGAGGGGAAGCTGATCAACATGGCCAAGGCCCTTGGAATAGAGACCGAGGGTAAGGGGATAATGGAGATAGCCAAGGAGGTTGTTGAGATAGCAGAGATGGAGTTCGGAAAGCCAGGGAACGAGCCACTCAGGTTTCTCAATGCCTACGCCCCGGAGAAGAGGAAGAGGCTGTGGGAGAGGCTCGGCATGACCCCGAGGGCCATAGACAGGGAGGTCACGGAGATAATGCACAGGACCCACATGGGGGTTGACGCCGATCCCCTCAACCTGATAGCCCAGGGGATCAGGGCCGCCCTGGCCGACGGATGGAGCGGCTCCATGATGGCCACCCTATTCAGTGACGTGATGTTCGGCACCCCGAAGCCGATAAAAGTGTGGGCCAATCTCGGGGTGCTCAGGGAGGATGCGGTCAACATAATGGTTCACGGTCACAATCCCCTGCTCTCCATGAAGATAGTGGAGGCCGCTAAGGACCCTGAGTTGGTGGAGCTGGCCAGGAGCCTCGGCGCCGAGGGCGGTATAAACGTGGTGGGGATGTGCTGCACCGGGAACGAGGTGCTCATGAGACTCGGGATACCCATAGCCGGAAACTTCCTCCAGCAGGAGCTGGCGATCATAACGGGGGCTCTGGAGGCCGTTGTCGTTGATTACCAATGCATAATGCCATCCCTGGTTGACGTGGCCTCGTGCTACCACACTAAGGTGATAACGACGGAGCCCAAGACCAAGATACCGGGGGCCATCCACGTGGAGTTCGACAAGGCCAGGGCCGAGGAGAGCGCGAAGAAGATAGTGAGAATGGCCGTCGAGAACTTCAAGAACAGGATGAGGGAGAGGGTGCTCATACCGAAGGAGAAGATGGAGGCCGTGGTCGGCTTCAGCGTGGAGGCGATACTCTCGGCCCTGGGAGGGACGCTGGAGCCCCTGGCTGAGGCCCTGAGGAGCGGTAAGATAAAGGGGATCGCCGGGATAGTTGGCTGCACCAACCCGAAGGTCAGGCACGACAGCTCACATGTCACGATAACAAAGGAGCTGATAGCGAATGACATATTGGTTGTCGGCACGGGATGCTGGGCCATAGCGATGAGCAAGCACGGTCTCTTCAAACCGGAGGCTGCGGAGCTGGCTGGTCCCGGCCTGAGGGAGGTCTGCAAGGCGCTAGGCATACCCCCCGCCCTTCACATGGGGAGCTGCGTCGATTGCAGCAGGATGCTGGTAGCCCTAGCGGCGCTGGCTGATCATCTGGGAGTCGATATAAGTGATCTCCCGGCAGCGGGCTCCGCTCCCGAGTGGTACAGCGAGAAGGCCGTGTCCATAGGGACCTACTTCGTGGCAAGCGGGCTACTAGTACATCTGGGCACTGTGCCTCCGGTGCTGGGAGCGCCTAAGGTGGTGGAGATCCTCACTAGGGGAGCTGAGGACCTAGTTGGAGGTAAGTTCCTCGTCGAGACGGACCCGCAGAAGGCTGCGAGGGCAATCATTGATCACATAATGGAGAAGAGGAGGAGGTTGGGCTGGCCGGAGTGAAGGCTTATGGGGCTGAAGGTGATAGTGGCCGGGAAGGGAGGAGTTGGAAAGACAACGGTCGCCTCAACTCTCTCCTTTTTTCTCTCCTCAAGGGGTAAGCGGGTTCTGGCCGTTGATACGGATTCCGTCCCGAACCTGGCCTTCTCCCTGGGCCTC is a window from the Candidatus Korarchaeota archaeon NZ13-K genome containing:
- the cooS gene encoding anaerobic carbon-monoxide dehydrogenase catalytic subunit; this translates as MEKAERDGVETAWHRYLAQQPQCGFGLLGVCCRNCNMGPCRIDPFGYGPSKGICGASADTIVARNLMRALAAGAAAHSDHARDIVEVFRGIIDGWAKDYGITDEGKLINMAKALGIETEGKGIMEIAKEVVEIAEMEFGKPGNEPLRFLNAYAPEKRKRLWERLGMTPRAIDREVTEIMHRTHMGVDADPLNLIAQGIRAALADGWSGSMMATLFSDVMFGTPKPIKVWANLGVLREDAVNIMVHGHNPLLSMKIVEAAKDPELVELARSLGAEGGINVVGMCCTGNEVLMRLGIPIAGNFLQQELAIITGALEAVVVDYQCIMPSLVDVASCYHTKVITTEPKTKIPGAIHVEFDKARAEESAKKIVRMAVENFKNRMRERVLIPKEKMEAVVGFSVEAILSALGGTLEPLAEALRSGKIKGIAGIVGCTNPKVRHDSSHVTITKELIANDILVVGTGCWAIAMSKHGLFKPEAAELAGPGLREVCKALGIPPALHMGSCVDCSRMLVALAALADHLGVDISDLPAAGSAPEWYSEKAVSIGTYFVASGLLVHLGTVPPVLGAPKVVEILTRGAEDLVGGKFLVETDPQKAARAIIDHIMEKRRRLGWPE